From Eleftheria terrae, the proteins below share one genomic window:
- a CDS encoding response regulator, whose translation MNRKTTTYLAAVASLGLTGWIAALSWQGPAAAVSFGLGLAALMLAWRRPAGGEARPAAAAGTQDQAVRQRLEATEALLDAVHQARHLGPALEAVGRLLAERSGAAAWAVLRVEDWNGETGLAFPWDERDGGREGRLDLGLLHTVHRDDGLSGSAIAAHRPVWAAALGEPGPGSAHALRPRGTRRAWALPVWSDDAPVALLEGYDPVDEARPDGERLLSLAMAQLSQLARRELAHLVMRRSNERSRRLAMLADRAGSGMIIADREGRIEWVNDAFTRITGLAAATVVGRDGWGLMREASASEDAARTLQAAVQAQQNFRLTLQARRRLEGDAHELYWAELDAAYVLDEQGGRFVFLGVLTDITERQQRAEQLERERERLNELIEHLPVSLFVVEPGELQVLSVNRHAEQEFELRREDMVGRPPLQAYGRQVSELVGPSVRKALAGVASVEDELVWPTRRGERYLNMRYLALRHPDGSPRALLVLARDLTERRRAEGALVESEARFNEFADAVDDHLFIANPERTRFAYVSRRLYDFWGVTAEEHAADPTRYLEHIPAEELALREERETRERQLLPVDIIYRLQHPTRGLRWLRTRTRSRRLPDGEVRVYGLCTDITEQHERERELHRARDAAEAASRSKSQFMANMSHEIRTPMNGILGMTELLLGTPLNDKQRRFAHAVYRSGESLLEIINDILDFSKIEAGKLELAPTDFSLRAVVEDTLELMAPRAHEKSLEINFREQPGLPASVHGDPLRLRQVLTNLVANAIKFTERGEVIVDVARGAGEAPDGRLWVEFAVQDTGIGIAPEVLPRLFNAFTQAHGGMARRYGGTGLGLAISRQLAELMGGTISVHSEPGQGSRFCLRVPLGEVAAASDTGGLDALEMPALRVLVVEDHETNRTVLENLLGAWGMRVAVAGDGLEALELLRHDRDSGGRFDLALVDMAMPRMNGLQLARALRAEPGFERLKLMLLSSVSSPDDVRVAHDAGFHRFVSKPVRKVELRQAILGVAALPAAEREQPLPMLGREVLVIEDNRVNQEVMHQMLHRLGCRTRIAHSGVEGLRALCEHRFDLVLMDIQMPGMDGVETLRWFKRGPGGRFDFKTPPGTPVLAVTANALGGDEERFLAQGFDDYLSKPFRQNQLLAVLTRWLQPAVAPVAGAPNAGDEDEEGSVSPKPANMEPNMFTPDPEVFDAEAVARLRELDPQGQSGLLPRLFRVFHGSLLKLVPQMVEARQINDSAGIRFVAHTLKSSSASVGALTLSEQCADLEKAIREGHPGPFDEHVDAIRREADRVLASLAVLLGSD comes from the coding sequence ATGAACCGCAAGACCACCACTTACCTGGCCGCCGTTGCCTCGCTGGGCCTGACAGGCTGGATCGCCGCGTTGTCCTGGCAAGGGCCGGCGGCGGCCGTCTCGTTCGGCCTTGGCCTGGCGGCCCTGATGCTGGCCTGGCGCCGCCCGGCGGGCGGCGAGGCACGGCCGGCCGCGGCTGCGGGGACACAGGACCAGGCGGTGCGGCAGCGCCTGGAGGCCACCGAAGCCCTCCTCGACGCGGTGCACCAGGCCCGCCACCTCGGCCCGGCGCTCGAAGCGGTGGGCCGGCTGCTGGCCGAGCGCAGCGGCGCGGCCGCCTGGGCCGTGCTGCGGGTGGAGGACTGGAACGGCGAGACCGGCCTGGCCTTCCCCTGGGACGAACGCGATGGTGGCCGCGAGGGCCGGCTCGATCTGGGCCTGCTGCACACGGTGCACCGCGACGACGGCCTGAGCGGCAGCGCAATTGCTGCCCACCGGCCGGTCTGGGCCGCGGCGCTCGGCGAGCCGGGGCCCGGCAGCGCCCACGCGCTGCGCCCGCGCGGCACCCGGCGGGCCTGGGCCTTGCCTGTCTGGTCGGACGATGCGCCGGTGGCGCTGCTGGAAGGCTACGACCCGGTGGACGAGGCCCGGCCCGACGGCGAGCGGCTGCTGTCGCTCGCCATGGCGCAGTTGTCGCAACTGGCGCGCCGCGAACTGGCCCACCTGGTCATGCGGCGAAGCAACGAACGCTCGCGCCGCCTGGCCATGTTGGCGGACCGTGCCGGCAGCGGCATGATCATTGCCGACCGGGAGGGTCGCATCGAATGGGTCAACGACGCCTTCACCCGCATCACCGGCCTGGCGGCCGCGACGGTGGTGGGCCGCGACGGCTGGGGGCTGATGCGCGAGGCGTCGGCATCGGAAGACGCGGCGCGCACCCTGCAGGCGGCCGTGCAGGCGCAGCAGAACTTCCGCCTGACGCTGCAGGCCCGCCGTCGCCTGGAGGGCGATGCGCACGAGCTGTACTGGGCCGAGCTGGACGCCGCCTATGTGCTCGACGAGCAGGGCGGGCGCTTTGTCTTCCTCGGCGTGCTGACCGACATCACCGAGCGCCAGCAGCGGGCCGAGCAACTGGAGCGCGAGCGCGAACGGCTGAACGAGCTGATCGAGCACCTGCCGGTCAGCCTGTTTGTCGTCGAGCCCGGCGAGCTGCAGGTCTTGAGCGTGAACCGGCATGCCGAGCAGGAGTTCGAGCTGCGCCGCGAGGACATGGTGGGCCGGCCGCCGTTGCAGGCCTACGGCCGGCAGGTCAGCGAGCTGGTCGGGCCCTCGGTGCGCAAGGCGCTCGCGGGGGTCGCCTCGGTGGAGGACGAGCTGGTCTGGCCGACGCGGCGCGGCGAGCGCTACCTGAACATGCGCTACCTGGCGCTGCGCCATCCCGACGGCTCCCCGCGCGCCTTGCTGGTGCTGGCCCGCGACCTCACCGAGCGCCGCAGGGCCGAAGGCGCGCTGGTCGAGTCCGAGGCGCGCTTCAACGAGTTCGCCGATGCGGTGGACGACCACCTGTTCATCGCCAACCCGGAGCGCACCCGCTTCGCTTACGTGAGTCGCCGGCTGTACGACTTCTGGGGTGTGACGGCCGAGGAGCATGCCGCCGACCCCACCCGCTACCTGGAGCACATCCCGGCCGAGGAGCTGGCGCTGCGCGAGGAGCGCGAAACTCGCGAGCGGCAGCTGCTGCCAGTGGACATCATCTACCGCTTGCAGCACCCGACGCGCGGACTGCGCTGGCTGCGCACCCGTACCCGCTCGCGCCGCCTGCCCGATGGCGAGGTGCGCGTCTACGGGCTGTGCACCGACATCACGGAGCAGCACGAACGCGAGCGCGAGCTGCACCGGGCCCGGGATGCCGCCGAGGCGGCCAGCCGGTCCAAGAGCCAGTTCATGGCCAACATGAGCCATGAGATCCGCACGCCGATGAACGGTATCCTCGGGATGACCGAGCTGCTGCTGGGCACCCCGCTGAACGACAAGCAGCGGCGCTTCGCACATGCGGTCTACCGTTCCGGGGAAAGCCTGCTTGAAATCATCAATGACATTCTTGACTTCTCCAAGATCGAAGCCGGCAAGCTGGAGCTGGCGCCGACCGACTTCTCGCTGCGCGCCGTGGTCGAAGACACGCTGGAGCTGATGGCGCCGCGGGCGCATGAGAAGTCGCTGGAGATCAACTTCCGCGAGCAGCCCGGCCTGCCCGCGAGCGTGCACGGCGACCCGCTGCGCCTGCGCCAGGTGCTGACCAACCTGGTGGCCAACGCGATCAAGTTCACCGAGCGTGGCGAGGTCATCGTCGACGTTGCGCGCGGGGCCGGCGAGGCGCCGGATGGACGCCTCTGGGTCGAATTCGCCGTGCAGGACACCGGCATCGGCATCGCGCCCGAGGTGCTGCCCCGGCTGTTCAATGCCTTCACCCAGGCACATGGCGGCATGGCACGCCGCTATGGCGGCACCGGCCTGGGCCTGGCCATCTCGCGCCAGCTGGCCGAGCTGATGGGTGGCACCATCTCGGTGCATAGCGAGCCCGGGCAAGGCTCGCGGTTTTGCCTGCGGGTGCCGCTCGGCGAGGTGGCCGCCGCCTCCGATACCGGGGGGCTCGACGCGCTGGAAATGCCGGCGCTGCGGGTGCTGGTGGTGGAAGACCACGAGACCAACCGCACCGTGCTGGAGAACCTGCTGGGCGCCTGGGGCATGCGCGTCGCGGTGGCCGGCGACGGGCTCGAGGCCCTGGAGCTGCTGCGCCACGACCGCGACAGCGGCGGGCGCTTCGACCTGGCGCTGGTCGACATGGCGATGCCGCGCATGAACGGCCTGCAACTGGCCCGTGCGCTGCGGGCCGAGCCGGGCTTCGAGCGGCTCAAGCTGATGCTGCTGTCCTCCGTGAGCAGCCCGGACGACGTGCGTGTGGCGCACGATGCGGGCTTCCACCGCTTCGTCTCCAAGCCGGTGCGCAAGGTCGAACTGCGCCAGGCCATCCTCGGCGTGGCCGCACTGCCGGCCGCCGAGCGTGAGCAGCCGCTTCCGATGCTCGGGCGCGAGGTGCTGGTGATCGAGGACAACCGGGTGAACCAGGAAGTGATGCACCAAATGCTTCACAGATTGGGTTGCCGCACGCGCATTGCGCACTCGGGGGTGGAGGGCTTGCGCGCGTTGTGCGAACATCGTTTCGATTTGGTGCTGATGGACATCCAGATGCCCGGCATGGACGGTGTCGAGACGCTGCGCTGGTTCAAGCGGGGGCCCGGCGGGCGCTTCGACTTCAAGACGCCGCCTGGCACGCCGGTGCTGGCCGTCACCGCCAATGCCCTGGGCGGGGATGAAGAGCGGTTCCTCGCCCAGGGATTTGACGACTACCTGTCCAAGCCCTTCCGGCAAAACCAGCTGCTCGCGGTGCTGACGCGCTGGCTGCAGCCAGCCGTGGCGCCCGTGGCAGGCGCGCCGAATGCCGGTGACGAGGACGAGGAAGGCAGCGTCTCGCCCAAGCCCGCCAACATGGAGCCGAACATGTTCACACCGGACCCCGAGGTATTCGACGCCGAGGCCGTCGCACGGCTGCGCGAACTCGACCCCCAAGGCCAGAGCGGGCTGCTGCCGCGACTGTTCCGCGTCTTCCACGGGTCGTTGCTGAAGCTGGTGCCGCAGATGGTGGAGGCCCGGCAGATCAACGACAGTGCCGGCATCCGGTTCGTGGCGCACACGCTCAAGTCGTCGAGTGCGAGCGTGGGCGCGCTGACGTTGTCGGAGCAGTGCGCCGACCTGGAGAAAGCGATCCGCGAAGGCCATCCGGGACCTTTCGACGAGCATGTCGACGCCATCCGGCGGGAGGCCGACCGCGTCCTGGCCAGCCTGGCCGTGCTGCTGGGGTCCGACTGA
- a CDS encoding sensor histidine kinase, translated as MDRSPATAETSQGKRLLLAAGTGAGLTLAWVVLGLAGLSWLGDSGSGLEGGQARLLAWIFLAGLALMLGLAWWFGRRLDLVAAACHEAQEHRQALLKLMPDWYWETDAAHCLTLLRPPPGAPASDWQFDSRLGRPLWDDFGSEPALWSAHRHMLDAREPFTALPAHRREADGRNSLWLLRGVPRFDGSGRFAGYRGGARNVSARAELQFDRQIGLHLLDVVPNAVLLAEALPAADAQDGPPSYRIRHCNELAARQIGDTASRLLGREVLAELRRVPDWPLAAVLERLGLPAEPLERSGPGGRRWEARVDAFRFEHGGTQRDAMLLVFTPVVASLDETVQQERQAVERELESFSYTVSHDLRAPIRVVEGFTKILKEDYGRALDRIGNDHLDRVLGAAARMNGMIDALLALSQLSAKPVQQQPVNLTQLATYIIDDLKRQAPERLVDVRIQPGMTVQGDPMLLRVALDNLLGNAWKYSSKRDKAVIEFSSEDDGGRTVFRVRDNGAGFDMRFSDRLFGVFQRLHGASDFQGTGVGLATVQRIVRRHGGQIWAESEVGQGASFFFTLGEGKRAR; from the coding sequence ATGGATCGTTCCCCTGCCACTGCGGAGACGTCGCAAGGCAAGCGCCTGCTCCTGGCCGCGGGCACGGGAGCCGGCCTGACACTGGCCTGGGTGGTGCTGGGCCTGGCCGGCCTGTCCTGGCTGGGCGACAGCGGCTCCGGCCTGGAAGGCGGGCAAGCCCGCCTGCTGGCCTGGATCTTCCTGGCCGGCCTGGCGCTGATGCTCGGCCTGGCCTGGTGGTTCGGCCGGCGGCTCGACCTGGTGGCCGCCGCCTGCCACGAGGCGCAGGAACACCGGCAAGCACTGCTCAAGCTGATGCCGGACTGGTATTGGGAGACCGATGCCGCCCACTGCCTCACCCTGCTGCGCCCACCCCCCGGCGCGCCGGCCTCGGACTGGCAGTTCGACTCCCGCCTGGGCCGCCCGCTCTGGGATGACTTTGGCAGCGAGCCCGCCCTGTGGAGCGCGCACCGCCACATGCTCGACGCACGCGAGCCCTTCACCGCCCTGCCCGCCCACCGCCGCGAGGCCGACGGCCGCAACAGCCTGTGGCTGCTGCGCGGCGTGCCGCGCTTCGACGGCAGCGGCCGATTCGCCGGCTACCGTGGCGGCGCCCGCAATGTTTCAGCCCGGGCGGAGCTGCAATTCGACCGCCAGATCGGCCTGCACCTGCTCGATGTGGTGCCCAATGCCGTGCTGCTGGCCGAAGCGCTGCCCGCCGCCGATGCGCAGGACGGCCCGCCCAGCTACCGCATCCGCCATTGCAACGAGTTGGCCGCCCGGCAGATTGGCGACACCGCCAGCCGGCTGCTGGGCCGCGAGGTGCTGGCCGAGCTGCGCCGCGTGCCGGACTGGCCGCTGGCGGCGGTGCTCGAGCGGCTGGGCCTACCGGCCGAGCCGCTCGAGCGCAGCGGCCCCGGCGGCCGCCGCTGGGAGGCCCGGGTGGACGCCTTCCGCTTCGAGCACGGTGGCACCCAGCGCGACGCGATGCTGCTGGTGTTCACGCCGGTCGTCGCCAGCCTGGACGAAACCGTGCAGCAGGAACGCCAGGCCGTGGAGCGGGAGCTGGAGTCCTTCAGCTACACCGTGTCGCACGACCTGCGTGCGCCCATCCGGGTGGTGGAGGGCTTCACCAAGATCCTCAAGGAAGACTACGGCCGCGCGCTGGACCGCATCGGCAACGACCACCTCGACCGCGTGCTGGGCGCCGCCGCCCGCATGAACGGCATGATCGATGCGCTGCTGGCGCTGTCCCAGCTCTCGGCCAAGCCGGTGCAGCAGCAGCCGGTCAACCTGACGCAACTAGCCACCTACATCATCGACGACCTGAAGCGCCAGGCGCCGGAGCGGCTGGTGGACGTGCGCATCCAGCCCGGCATGACGGTCCAGGGCGACCCGATGCTGCTGCGCGTGGCGCTCGACAACCTGCTGGGCAATGCCTGGAAATACAGCAGCAAGCGCGACAAGGCGGTGATCGAGTTCAGCAGCGAGGACGACGGCGGCCGCACCGTGTTCCGGGTGCGCGACAACGGCGCCGGCTTCGACATGCGGTTCTCCGATCGGCTGTTCGGTGTTTTCCAGCGCCTGCACGGCGCCAGCGACTTCCAGGGCACCGGCGTCGGCCTGGCCACCGTGCAGCGCATCGTGCGCCGGCATGGCGGGCAGATCTGGGCCGAGTCAGAAGTGGGCCAGGGCGCCAGCTTCTTCTTCACGCTGGGCGAGGGCAAGCGCGCGCGGTGA
- a CDS encoding response regulator, whose protein sequence is MSIVSGNGKILVVDDDRLVLATLTHGLSQAGYDVVDADNGDDAILLAREHRPALALLDIRMEGKSGFDVAAYLRDHLQIPFMFLSAFSDDATVAKVKELGAVAYLVKPLDIRQIVPAVAAAFASRQARHVAVAGPVAAIPAAPAPAADGPLEATVPIAVGIAMHRFSLSRRQALQKLQALADQAGLSLEAQSRRFVDALEVLSGPG, encoded by the coding sequence GTGAGCATCGTGTCTGGAAACGGCAAGATCCTGGTGGTGGACGACGACCGGCTGGTGCTGGCCACGCTGACTCATGGCCTGTCACAGGCCGGCTACGACGTGGTCGATGCCGACAATGGCGACGACGCCATCCTGCTGGCGCGCGAGCACCGCCCGGCGCTGGCGCTGCTGGACATCCGCATGGAAGGCAAGAGCGGCTTCGATGTGGCCGCCTACCTGCGCGACCACCTGCAGATCCCCTTCATGTTCCTGTCGGCCTTCTCGGACGATGCGACGGTGGCCAAGGTCAAGGAACTCGGTGCGGTGGCCTACTTGGTGAAGCCGCTCGACATCCGCCAGATTGTGCCGGCGGTGGCCGCCGCCTTCGCCAGCCGCCAGGCGCGCCATGTCGCGGTGGCCGGCCCGGTGGCCGCAATCCCGGCAGCGCCTGCGCCGGCCGCCGACGGCCCGCTGGAGGCGACGGTGCCCATCGCGGTGGGCATTGCCATGCACCGTTTCTCGCTGTCGCGCCGGCAGGCCTTGCAGAAGCTGCAGGCCCTGGCCGACCAGGCGGGCCTCAGCCTGGAGGCCCAGAGCCGGCGGTTTGTCGATGCGCTGGAAGTACTGAGCGGACCGGGCTGA
- a CDS encoding PAS domain S-box protein has product MSVQHSSGPQRMAVAEAEPGEAPALRVDAAGTVVSANPAAERWLQAVPGQPLSALSGTLGLTAVQWVLAQLRHAVPVPEGAAPHWLHGPRVVLGSAGPQRLALAAEAGGHWHLAFEPLPPAAAGRGEADDTALRELRRMFWYSPFPVVLQDSQFRIVDINQAFVDYSGYSRDELIGVDPMVLFHPEDRSYHETLRRELRRDLEHQATPAQQVRRFIDASGQVRWYRTAHRAVHDAHGRLLALAVLNDCTAEHVARERADRSVHELDQWFDLTPVGMLLFDEDGQVVRSNPAAHQLIGPVPSQLSQADPSLQELLGWHPGRPLPGLHPGGKPLHRSGWVEHEGEDRALHALLRCLDERQGRRRFMVVIEDRTAEDERDMARSQLGALVETAHAGLATFDQGTGRFQFAGSPAPEGGLMSSELKAIGRELVQAETLPEFDRVQRAVRLGERADARYAIEHPELGVRWLQTRVEPRILTSGRRNSTVVTLDVTDQHLAQQRSERLLQELTTILESTSTGIAYLRGDMLLRYNRQFERMLGLAPDAAHDRRLSEVFPDNPVTRAALAEARVALADTGQYDAEFEIDAAGGPARWCSLSLRRMDSGGAELESIAVLSDITRLKSQQAELAALARDRELMFSLSDVGIVFLRGGRVQRASEGFSLLTGYAAQELQALEERLLFADEAEYRRLHALSTEALQREGRWAGERRLRRKDGSLCWVQVHERQVQGGGAEGAVIASYVNVDARRRAEHALAKQVERTRAILDSVLVGIVTVGPHGIEWMNRSARRMFAGDLADFVGQPISVVASADPDHPFRRSTEQLQEGESNTFECQVMARDGRNFWVVGNAVPTGSTVGGREITYALLDIDSRRQAEQRIAEAQASLTRLIDLAPLAISLRDARSLRILQINPIAANLSGRPPEALVGRTVEELYPPDWAETLRADMQAALASPGVTQRDYRIRLDGEDTIWDGRYLPLARPGEPPDQLLFVAANVTEQRAAEEARLEAAIAQRELLVKEVHHRIKNNLQGVAGLLQQIAMRKPEMAGAIQEVAGQVQAIAHVYGLQVGAAGPLPLRRVVDAITGSVQKSFERPITLSVESEPELPEVEWGLPEAESIPIALTLNELLTNAIKHSGLGEVSCRLRCGPAMVRIEVANPGRLPEDFSLARFPGGVSGLGLVRALLPRRSARLALENRGDQVVASVELSPPGVQRLDAEPRA; this is encoded by the coding sequence ATGAGCGTTCAGCACTCCAGCGGCCCGCAGCGCATGGCCGTTGCCGAGGCAGAGCCCGGCGAGGCGCCGGCGCTGCGCGTCGATGCCGCCGGCACGGTGGTGTCTGCCAATCCGGCCGCCGAGCGCTGGCTGCAGGCCGTCCCGGGACAGCCCTTGTCCGCGCTGAGCGGCACGCTCGGCCTGACCGCGGTGCAATGGGTGCTGGCACAGCTGCGCCATGCGGTGCCGGTGCCGGAGGGCGCTGCGCCGCACTGGCTGCACGGGCCGCGTGTGGTGCTCGGCAGCGCGGGGCCGCAGCGGCTGGCGCTGGCCGCGGAGGCGGGCGGGCACTGGCACCTGGCCTTCGAGCCCCTGCCGCCGGCCGCCGCCGGCCGCGGCGAGGCCGACGACACCGCCTTGCGCGAGTTGCGCCGGATGTTCTGGTACTCGCCCTTTCCGGTGGTGCTGCAGGACAGCCAGTTCCGCATCGTCGACATCAACCAGGCCTTCGTCGACTACAGCGGCTACAGCCGGGACGAATTGATCGGCGTGGACCCGATGGTGCTGTTCCACCCCGAGGACCGCAGCTACCACGAAACCCTCAGGCGCGAGCTGCGCCGCGACCTCGAGCACCAGGCCACGCCGGCGCAGCAGGTGCGCCGCTTCATCGATGCGAGCGGCCAGGTGCGCTGGTACCGTACCGCCCACCGCGCGGTGCACGACGCGCACGGCCGGCTGCTGGCGCTGGCGGTGCTGAACGACTGCACCGCCGAGCATGTGGCCCGCGAGCGTGCCGACCGCTCGGTGCACGAGCTGGACCAGTGGTTCGACCTGACGCCGGTGGGCATGCTGCTGTTCGACGAGGACGGCCAGGTGGTGCGATCCAACCCGGCAGCGCACCAGCTCATCGGCCCGGTGCCGTCGCAGCTGTCGCAGGCCGACCCCAGCCTGCAGGAGCTGCTGGGCTGGCATCCCGGTCGTCCGCTGCCGGGCCTGCATCCTGGCGGCAAGCCGCTGCACCGCAGCGGCTGGGTGGAGCATGAGGGCGAGGATCGGGCCCTGCATGCCCTGCTGCGCTGCCTCGATGAGCGGCAGGGCCGCCGCCGCTTCATGGTGGTGATCGAGGACCGCACCGCCGAGGACGAGCGCGACATGGCCCGCTCCCAGCTCGGCGCATTGGTGGAGACCGCGCATGCCGGCCTCGCCACCTTCGACCAGGGCACCGGCCGCTTCCAGTTCGCCGGCAGCCCGGCGCCCGAAGGCGGCCTGATGTCCAGTGAGCTGAAGGCCATCGGCCGCGAGCTGGTGCAGGCGGAGACCCTGCCGGAGTTCGATCGCGTGCAGCGCGCGGTGCGCCTTGGCGAGCGGGCCGACGCCCGCTATGCCATCGAGCACCCGGAGCTCGGCGTGCGCTGGCTACAGACGCGGGTCGAGCCGCGCATCCTCACCTCAGGCCGGCGCAATTCCACGGTGGTGACGCTGGACGTGACCGACCAGCACCTGGCCCAGCAGCGCAGCGAACGGCTGCTGCAGGAGCTGACGACCATCCTGGAGAGCACCTCGACCGGCATTGCCTACCTGCGTGGCGACATGCTGCTGCGCTACAACCGGCAGTTCGAGCGCATGCTGGGACTGGCGCCCGACGCGGCACACGACCGCCGCCTGTCAGAGGTCTTCCCCGACAACCCGGTGACTCGTGCCGCACTGGCCGAAGCCCGCGTGGCACTGGCCGACACCGGCCAGTACGACGCCGAGTTCGAGATCGACGCTGCTGGCGGGCCGGCCCGCTGGTGCTCGTTGTCGCTGCGGCGCATGGACAGTGGCGGCGCGGAGCTCGAATCCATCGCGGTGCTGTCGGACATCACCCGCCTGAAGAGCCAGCAGGCCGAGCTGGCCGCGCTGGCGCGCGACCGCGAGCTGATGTTCAGCCTGTCGGACGTCGGCATCGTCTTCCTGCGCGGCGGCCGGGTGCAGCGCGCCAGCGAGGGCTTCAGCTTGCTGACCGGCTATGCCGCGCAGGAGCTCCAGGCGCTGGAGGAGCGCCTGCTGTTCGCCGACGAGGCGGAATACCGCCGCCTGCACGCCCTGTCGACGGAGGCCTTGCAGCGCGAGGGCCGCTGGGCCGGCGAGCGCAGGCTGCGCCGCAAGGACGGCTCGCTGTGCTGGGTGCAGGTGCACGAGCGGCAGGTGCAGGGCGGCGGGGCCGAGGGCGCGGTGATCGCCTCCTATGTCAATGTCGATGCCCGCCGCCGGGCCGAACATGCGCTGGCCAAGCAGGTCGAGCGCACGCGGGCCATCCTCGATTCTGTGCTGGTGGGCATCGTCACCGTCGGCCCGCACGGCATCGAATGGATGAACCGCTCGGCCCGCCGCATGTTCGCCGGCGACCTGGCCGACTTCGTCGGGCAGCCGATCAGCGTGGTGGCCTCGGCCGACCCGGACCACCCCTTCCGCCGCTCCACCGAGCAGTTGCAGGAAGGCGAGTCCAACACCTTCGAATGCCAGGTGATGGCACGCGACGGCCGCAACTTCTGGGTGGTCGGCAATGCGGTGCCGACCGGCAGCACCGTCGGCGGCCGCGAGATCACCTATGCGCTGCTGGACATCGACAGCCGCCGGCAGGCCGAGCAGCGCATTGCCGAGGCCCAGGCCTCTTTGACACGGCTGATCGACCTGGCACCGCTGGCGATCAGCCTGCGCGATGCCCGCAGCCTGCGCATCCTGCAGATCAACCCGATCGCGGCCAACCTGAGCGGCCGCCCGCCGGAGGCGCTGGTGGGCCGCACGGTGGAGGAGCTGTACCCGCCGGACTGGGCCGAGACCCTGAGGGCCGACATGCAGGCCGCACTGGCCAGCCCGGGTGTCACGCAGCGGGACTACCGCATCCGGCTGGACGGCGAGGACACCATCTGGGACGGCCGCTACCTGCCGCTGGCACGGCCCGGGGAGCCGCCCGACCAGCTGCTCTTCGTGGCAGCCAACGTCACCGAGCAGCGTGCGGCCGAAGAGGCCCGCCTGGAGGCGGCCATCGCCCAGCGCGAGCTGCTGGTCAAGGAAGTGCACCACCGCATCAAGAACAACCTGCAGGGGGTGGCGGGCCTGCTGCAGCAGATCGCCATGCGCAAGCCGGAGATGGCCGGCGCCATCCAGGAAGTGGCCGGCCAGGTGCAGGCCATCGCGCATGTCTATGGGCTGCAGGTGGGAGCCGCCGGGCCCCTGCCGTTGCGCCGCGTGGTGGACGCCATCACCGGCTCGGTGCAGAAGAGCTTCGAGCGGCCCATCACGCTCAGCGTCGAAAGCGAGCCGGAGCTGCCCGAGGTGGAGTGGGGCCTGCCGGAGGCCGAATCCATCCCGATCGCGCTGACCCTCAACGAGTTGCTGACCAACGCCATCAAGCACAGCGGGTTAGGCGAGGTGAGCTGCCGGCTGCGTTGCGGCCCGGCCATGGTGCGCATCGAGGTGGCCAACCCCGGCCGCCTGCCGGAGGATTTCAGCCTGGCGCGCTTCCCGGGCGGCGTGTCGGGCCTGGGCCTGGTGCGGGCGCTGCTGCCGCGGCGCAGCGCCCGGCTGGCGCTGGAGAACCGCGGCGACCAGGTGGTGGCCAGCGTGGAGCTGTCGCCGCCCGGCGTGCAACGGCTGGACGCCGAGCCGCGCGCCTGA
- a CDS encoding EAL and HDOD domain-containing protein has product MEIDVLRHIALSYSPMIDRNRAVVATRLTVSALKPGSVLQADELLQAIAQVWPEGGARVSLNIMSENLLNDLMRAKPLANVMVEVPSFIASDPANTAVIQQLHKNGTTLLLHGRPFPTSLPRELLPCFKYSIIDLSDDRRKNEAPGHSDPGVTRSIGFIQSGVRTVAEMEASFGRGALAILGWPIENVISSSGAKAGQPDMAVLVELIRRVDAADEIEKLEAVLKRDPSLAFQLMRYINSPAFGLSVEISSFRHAIMLLGYKRLKRWLALLLATASKDANMRPVMFASVRRGLFMEQLVGSAGDEEMRSEVFICGVFSLLDRLFHKPFDELLKTIPVPERVYQALVDGSGPYQPYLELAKAVETETAPVINEHAEHLLMTLAETNRAVLGTLTAAGQLE; this is encoded by the coding sequence ATGGAAATCGACGTTCTCCGCCACATCGCGCTGAGCTACTCGCCGATGATCGACCGCAACCGCGCGGTTGTGGCGACTCGCCTGACTGTCTCCGCACTGAAGCCCGGCAGCGTCTTGCAGGCCGACGAGCTGCTGCAGGCCATCGCCCAGGTGTGGCCCGAAGGCGGCGCCCGCGTCTCGCTCAACATCATGAGCGAGAACCTGCTGAACGACCTGATGCGCGCCAAGCCGCTGGCCAACGTGATGGTCGAGGTGCCGTCCTTCATCGCCAGCGATCCCGCCAACACCGCGGTGATCCAGCAGTTGCACAAGAATGGCACCACGCTGCTGCTGCATGGCCGGCCCTTCCCGACCAGCCTGCCGCGCGAGCTGCTGCCCTGCTTCAAGTACTCCATCATCGACCTCAGCGACGACCGCCGCAAGAACGAGGCGCCCGGCCACAGCGATCCCGGCGTGACGCGCAGCATCGGCTTCATCCAGAGCGGCGTGCGCACGGTCGCCGAGATGGAGGCGAGCTTCGGCCGCGGCGCGCTGGCCATCCTGGGCTGGCCCATCGAGAACGTCATCTCGAGCTCCGGCGCCAAGGCCGGCCAGCCCGACATGGCGGTGCTGGTCGAACTGATTCGGCGCGTCGATGCGGCCGACGAGATCGAGAAGCTCGAAGCGGTGCTCAAGCGCGATCCATCGCTCGCCTTCCAGCTGATGCGCTACATCAACTCGCCGGCCTTCGGGCTGTCGGTGGAGATCAGCTCCTTCCGCCACGCCATCATGCTGCTGGGCTACAAGCGGCTCAAGCGCTGGCTGGCGCTGCTGCTGGCCACCGCGAGCAAGGATGCCAACATGCGGCCGGTGATGTTCGCCTCGGTGCGGCGTGGGCTGTTCATGGAGCAGCTGGTGGGCAGCGCGGGGGATGAGGAAATGCGCAGCGAGGTCTTCATCTGCGGCGTGTTCTCGCTGCTCGACCGGTTGTTCCACAAGCCCTTCGACGAGTTGCTCAAGACCATTCCGGTGCCTGAGCGCGTCTACCAGGCGCTGGTGGACGGCAGCGGTCCCTACCAGCCGTACCTGGAGCTGGCCAAGGCGGTGGAGACCGAAACCGCACCCGTCATCAACGAGCATGCCGAGCACCTGCTGATGACCCTGGCCGAGACCAACCGCGCGGTGCTGGGCACCCTCACCGCCGCCGGCCAGCTGGAGTGA